One Pseudonocardia sediminis DNA window includes the following coding sequences:
- a CDS encoding plasmid mobilization protein has protein sequence MSLEPSDDPVRRRRVRSASPRTRQVVVRFSTEELDAVRSRARLAGLAVGAWIGQAATNALEAQRNAATGLPDLLRLHSDVVRTQQMALASSVDVARVEELLLRLDAVIDAVTAEVERARR, from the coding sequence GTGTCCCTCGAGCCCAGCGACGACCCCGTTCGTCGTCGTCGCGTTCGGAGCGCATCGCCGAGGACTCGTCAGGTCGTCGTGCGGTTCTCGACCGAGGAGCTGGACGCGGTTCGGAGCCGGGCGAGGTTGGCCGGCCTCGCGGTCGGGGCGTGGATCGGACAGGCGGCAACGAATGCCTTAGAGGCTCAGAGGAACGCAGCGACGGGGCTGCCTGATCTTCTGCGACTGCACTCGGATGTCGTCCGCACTCAGCAGATGGCCTTGGCTTCGAGTGTCGACGTCGCGCGTGTCGAGGAGCTGCTCCTGCGGCTCGATGCCGTCATCGACGCTGTGACGGCTGAGGTCGAGCGGGCCCGCCGGTGA
- a CDS encoding beta family protein: MTLYFPIMKGRPGELQAWTTSGEHVHANTRPLFEIVPGDDQKNDLAKFFGYVAEDWPADRILTVDAGALEQGPVGESSMSPTTWLATYFHDVGVPVRPVVHLSESDAVIDDAASTHQLHGNGICVRAGSRDRDADVAQCSSAIPEIMQRTGLDASSVDLIFDFSAIADTRDVQRTAPGAQALVTWAAEQPWRAVAVTSAAFPESISALPKGEKSVIRRFDVDLWLKSAQGQPDLAFGDYGIGHPSMPMTQGRSSLPNLRYTVGEDWWVWREAQDLPGYESMRTLCKRIVESGGFAGRDYSWGDAEIDRVARGVGGTGNATHWRAWATSHHLAAVIDRLANRNAP, encoded by the coding sequence GTGACTCTGTACTTCCCAATCATGAAAGGCCGGCCCGGCGAACTCCAGGCCTGGACAACGTCAGGCGAGCACGTCCACGCGAACACGCGGCCACTCTTCGAGATCGTTCCTGGGGACGACCAGAAGAACGACCTGGCCAAGTTCTTCGGTTACGTTGCCGAAGACTGGCCCGCTGATCGGATCCTCACCGTGGATGCCGGTGCCCTTGAGCAAGGGCCCGTCGGCGAAAGCTCGATGTCACCGACCACATGGCTCGCCACCTACTTTCACGACGTTGGAGTTCCTGTTCGGCCGGTTGTCCACCTCAGCGAATCCGACGCTGTGATCGACGATGCCGCCAGCACCCACCAGCTGCACGGCAACGGAATCTGCGTTCGAGCGGGGTCCCGAGATCGGGACGCCGACGTCGCCCAATGCTCGTCGGCGATTCCCGAGATCATGCAGCGAACGGGGCTCGACGCCTCGTCGGTCGACCTGATCTTCGATTTCTCCGCGATCGCGGACACCCGCGACGTCCAGCGAACTGCCCCGGGCGCTCAGGCTCTCGTCACGTGGGCTGCTGAGCAGCCATGGCGGGCGGTCGCCGTGACATCGGCCGCGTTCCCAGAGTCGATCTCCGCACTGCCGAAGGGCGAGAAGTCGGTGATTCGTCGTTTCGACGTCGATCTCTGGTTGAAGTCGGCCCAGGGGCAGCCCGATCTGGCGTTCGGGGACTACGGCATCGGTCACCCGTCTATGCCGATGACGCAGGGGCGGAGCTCGCTGCCGAATCTCCGCTACACCGTCGGCGAGGATTGGTGGGTCTGGCGCGAGGCTCAGGACTTGCCCGGCTACGAGTCGATGCGGACCTTGTGTAAGCGCATCGTGGAGTCGGGCGGCTTCGCGGGCAGGGATTACTCCTGGGGTGATGCCGAGATCGATCGGGTCGCGCGCGGAGTTGGCGGAACCGGAAACGCCACGCACTGGCGCGCATGGGCGACTAGCCATCACCTCGCGGCGGTTATCGACCGCCTGGCCAATCGGAACGCGCCTTGA
- a CDS encoding relaxase/mobilization nuclease domain-containing protein: MITKVVHGWRVGGLVAYLLGPGRAQEHVRPRVIARWDGQDAGRQPQRNDAGALELGPLIRALRAPAVAAGLPENDGDGKRGYVWHCSVRVATGDRVLSDGQWASIARELLDGSGVAAAGDAGGPRWVAIRHADDHIHIAAVLVRQDTARRFWLSHDYPRLRETARRIEKRLGLTVTASADGTAARAPGRGELEKAQRQGRPATRLELTRAVRTAAAASADVGGFVTALESGGYLVELRRAPSGDLLGYKVARPGDVSADGAPVFYSGSKLAPDLSLPRLMRAWGELGRGADAADPVIAARRRVDGARALVGVARRGGGREDPDGVAHATGDLMTAVGEWSEELGSAADRFARSARPRCGSGRTSGAASAGLRRVARQLIRRRRMLGVQDDTGAAAVALVVSLAALLQEIGAWQQEHDRAHQASAARAAARHLDQWADQRGNEMSESAAKRDHATTVVGPRPRHSATRRSVSAQE, from the coding sequence GTGATCACGAAGGTCGTGCACGGTTGGCGGGTCGGCGGACTGGTCGCCTACCTGCTGGGCCCCGGGCGAGCACAGGAGCACGTCCGGCCGCGCGTCATCGCGAGGTGGGACGGGCAGGACGCGGGTCGCCAGCCGCAGCGGAACGACGCGGGTGCCCTTGAGCTAGGCCCGCTGATCCGGGCTCTGCGCGCTCCCGCGGTCGCGGCCGGGCTCCCGGAGAACGACGGTGACGGTAAGCGGGGCTATGTGTGGCACTGCTCTGTGCGCGTCGCGACCGGGGACCGGGTGTTGTCCGACGGGCAGTGGGCGTCGATCGCACGCGAGCTACTTGATGGGTCGGGGGTCGCTGCCGCTGGCGATGCTGGGGGACCTCGGTGGGTCGCGATCCGGCACGCCGATGATCACATCCATATCGCGGCGGTCCTGGTCCGCCAGGACACCGCCCGCCGGTTCTGGCTCAGCCACGACTACCCCCGGCTTCGTGAGACGGCGCGCCGGATCGAAAAACGACTCGGGCTGACCGTCACTGCCTCGGCCGACGGAACAGCGGCGAGGGCGCCGGGGCGGGGTGAGCTGGAGAAGGCACAGCGTCAGGGACGGCCGGCCACTCGGCTCGAGTTGACGCGGGCCGTCCGGACCGCGGCCGCGGCATCGGCAGACGTCGGCGGGTTCGTGACGGCTTTGGAGTCGGGTGGCTACCTTGTCGAGCTGCGGCGCGCGCCGTCCGGTGATCTGTTGGGGTACAAGGTGGCCCGGCCCGGTGACGTGAGCGCCGATGGTGCGCCGGTGTTCTACAGCGGCAGCAAGCTCGCGCCCGACCTGTCGCTGCCGCGACTGATGCGAGCCTGGGGCGAGCTCGGCCGCGGAGCGGACGCTGCCGACCCGGTCATAGCGGCGAGGCGACGTGTCGACGGTGCGCGTGCACTAGTTGGGGTCGCGCGCCGCGGCGGTGGCAGAGAAGACCCGGACGGTGTTGCCCACGCGACGGGGGACCTGATGACCGCGGTCGGGGAATGGTCGGAGGAGTTGGGTTCGGCGGCTGACCGCTTCGCACGATCGGCTCGGCCCCGATGTGGCTCGGGGCGGACATCGGGTGCGGCATCGGCAGGCTTGCGGAGGGTCGCTCGCCAGTTGATCCGGCGGCGCCGGATGCTGGGGGTGCAGGACGACACCGGAGCTGCGGCCGTGGCGCTGGTCGTGTCGCTGGCGGCGTTGCTTCAGGAGATCGGAGCCTGGCAACAGGAACACGATCGTGCGCATCAGGCATCGGCGGCGCGCGCCGCCGCACGGCACCTGGACCAGTGGGCGGATCAGCGCGGCAATGAGATGTCAGAATCCGCCGCGAAGCGCGACCACGCGACCACCGTGGTGGGACCACGGCCCCGCCACAGCGCTACCCGGCGATCGGTCTCAGCGCAGGAGTGA
- a CDS encoding cytochrome P450 — MTDTVATPQTQDAPAFPNDRTCPYQLPDGYRSLRDEEGPIRPVTLFDGRPAWVVTGHEAARALLADPRLSADRTADEFPATSARAEAFRRQPRSFISMDPPEHGPKRRMMISEFTVKRTKAMRADVERIVHGFVDDLLAAGPPADLVTGLALPVPSMVICELLGVPYADHEFFQDASTRLVQSTDAAGSMAARDDLARYLDGLVTTLQAEPGTGLLDTLISERLATGEIDRAELVASAILLLVAGHETTASMTTLSVITLLEHPDQLAALRADPSLIPGAVDELLRYLAIADVAGGRVAVDDIEVDGQVIRAGDGVIVSNSIANRDGSVFPDPDTFDVRRKARHHVAFGYGVHQCLGQNLARLELEVVLAAVIERIPTLRLDVPVADLELRPATTIQGVNRLPVSW, encoded by the coding sequence ATGACCGACACCGTGGCGACACCACAGACCCAGGACGCTCCGGCCTTCCCGAACGACCGGACGTGCCCCTACCAGCTGCCCGACGGCTATCGGAGCCTGCGTGACGAGGAGGGTCCGATCCGTCCGGTCACGCTCTTCGACGGCCGTCCGGCATGGGTCGTGACCGGCCACGAGGCCGCGCGCGCCCTGCTCGCCGACCCGCGGCTCTCGGCCGACCGCACGGCAGACGAGTTCCCCGCGACCTCGGCCCGCGCCGAGGCGTTCCGCCGGCAGCCGCGCTCGTTCATCAGCATGGACCCGCCCGAGCACGGCCCGAAGCGCCGCATGATGATCAGCGAGTTCACGGTGAAGCGCACCAAGGCCATGCGCGCCGACGTCGAACGGATCGTGCACGGCTTCGTCGACGACCTGCTCGCCGCCGGCCCGCCCGCGGACCTGGTCACCGGGCTCGCCCTGCCGGTGCCGTCGATGGTGATCTGCGAGCTGCTCGGCGTGCCCTACGCCGACCACGAGTTCTTCCAGGACGCGAGCACGCGGCTGGTGCAGTCCACCGACGCGGCCGGCTCGATGGCCGCGCGCGACGACCTCGCCCGCTATCTGGACGGCCTGGTCACCACCCTGCAGGCCGAGCCCGGAACCGGGCTGCTGGACACGCTGATCTCCGAGCGGCTGGCCACCGGCGAGATCGACCGCGCGGAGCTCGTCGCGTCGGCGATCCTGCTGCTCGTCGCCGGGCACGAGACGACGGCGTCGATGACCACGCTGAGCGTGATCACCCTGCTGGAGCACCCCGACCAGCTCGCCGCCCTGCGCGCCGACCCGTCCCTGATCCCGGGGGCGGTCGACGAGCTGCTGCGCTACCTGGCCATCGCCGACGTCGCCGGCGGGCGGGTGGCCGTCGACGACATCGAGGTCGACGGGCAGGTCATCCGCGCCGGCGACGGCGTGATCGTCAGCAACTCGATCGCCAACCGGGACGGCTCGGTGTTCCCCGACCCGGATACTTTCGACGTGCGCCGCAAGGCCCGTCACCACGTCGCGTTCGGCTACGGCGTGCACCAGTGCCTGGGCCAGAACCTGGCCCGCCTGGAGCTCGAGGTGGTCCTCGCGGCGGTGATCGAGCGGATCCCGACCCTGCGCCTGGACGTGCCGGTCGCCGACCTCGAGCTGCGGCCCGCCACCACGATCCAGGGCGTGAACCGCCTGCCGGTCAGCTGGTGA
- a CDS encoding prepilin peptidase, protein MTAELTAVLAAVTLGPFTLLAVRRTMHSLWLPGRAETAAIVALAGITPALATHDTRALMTLLPLTLLGPAAALVDAREARLPDSLTAPLLGASLLMAAFSGPAGTRAVALATVVSGLAVVLAVLSTDLLGWGDVKLIPSLAIALAQVDALLSGLFRIVTLVALTAALVGFRYRRAVVPYGPALVIGTLSVGVGL, encoded by the coding sequence GTGACAGCCGAGCTCACGGCGGTACTGGCCGCCGTCACGCTTGGTCCCTTCACCCTCTTGGCTGTCCGGCGAACCATGCACTCACTATGGCTGCCGGGACGGGCCGAGACCGCCGCGATCGTGGCGCTGGCGGGCATCACGCCAGCCCTCGCGACGCACGACACCCGCGCGCTGATGACCCTGCTGCCTCTGACGCTGCTCGGTCCGGCCGCAGCCCTGGTCGACGCCAGGGAGGCGCGTCTGCCCGACTCCCTCACCGCGCCCCTTCTCGGCGCCAGCCTTCTCATGGCTGCCTTCTCGGGACCGGCCGGCACGAGGGCTGTCGCCTTGGCCACCGTCGTCAGCGGTCTCGCCGTCGTCCTGGCCGTTCTGTCCACGGACCTCTTGGGATGGGGCGACGTCAAGCTCATCCCGTCCCTGGCGATCGCTCTCGCTCAGGTCGACGCCCTGCTCAGCGGACTGTTTCGAATCGTCACGCTCGTCGCTCTGACCGCTGCCCTGGTCGGGTTCCGATACCGCCGCGCCGTCGTCCCCTACGGCCCGGCTCTGGTCATCGGCACGCTCAGCGTCGGTGTCGGGCTCTGA
- a CDS encoding tyrosine-type recombinase/integrase: protein MSGTDRLALPLGVPVRGDVEHRTDRAQPFRARVRWTDPTTMQRRSKSESFDSERSARAWIERVQQLATAGVDPLTATLTLAAYGDSVMPLALRGLEAKTLDPYLAGWRHRVVPTLGHLSVRMVTNGTVDRAVQTWIADECSRSTVKNSLAVLVRVLEQAVRDGLVDRNPARVTGWQYAFRQAEDELDDPRSLALPDWQSLTRLADALVARSAGHFRGWGDLVIFGACTAARIGEVSGCRVGDIDTDRWLWTVRRQTTPSPGGLVDKGTKGKRARSVPLIVEVRDVVQQRIEAAGGRPDARLFTGPRGGRITTAVLRDATHWDDVVTELGFEHLRRHGLRHTGLTWLADAGVPVHVLRKIAGHGSLTTTQRYLHPDSRAVTAAGDSLTAFLRAPRSPDGPQKTAG from the coding sequence GTGAGCGGTACGGACAGACTCGCGCTTCCCCTCGGGGTGCCGGTTCGAGGAGACGTCGAGCACCGAACCGATCGAGCCCAACCGTTCCGGGCTCGGGTCCGCTGGACCGATCCCACCACGATGCAACGGCGCTCCAAGTCGGAGTCCTTCGACTCGGAGCGGTCCGCCCGGGCCTGGATCGAGCGGGTGCAGCAACTGGCCACAGCCGGCGTCGACCCACTGACCGCGACCCTGACGCTGGCCGCCTACGGCGACTCCGTGATGCCGCTCGCTCTACGCGGTCTCGAGGCCAAGACTCTCGACCCGTACTTGGCCGGATGGCGGCACCGCGTCGTGCCGACACTCGGGCATCTCTCCGTCCGGATGGTCACCAACGGAACCGTCGACCGTGCGGTCCAAACATGGATCGCCGACGAGTGCAGCCGATCCACCGTCAAGAACAGCCTCGCCGTCCTTGTCCGAGTTCTCGAACAGGCCGTGCGCGACGGCCTTGTGGACCGCAACCCCGCACGGGTCACCGGCTGGCAGTACGCCTTCCGACAGGCCGAGGACGAGCTCGACGACCCACGCTCCCTCGCCCTGCCCGACTGGCAATCACTCACCCGCCTCGCGGATGCGCTCGTGGCCCGATCCGCCGGTCACTTCCGAGGCTGGGGCGATCTGGTCATCTTCGGAGCGTGCACCGCCGCCCGGATCGGCGAAGTCTCCGGCTGCCGTGTCGGTGACATCGACACCGACCGCTGGCTCTGGACCGTGCGCCGCCAAACCACCCCCTCCCCCGGAGGCCTGGTCGACAAAGGCACCAAAGGCAAGCGCGCCCGATCCGTCCCGCTGATCGTCGAAGTGCGCGACGTCGTCCAACAGCGCATCGAAGCCGCCGGCGGACGCCCGGACGCGCGACTATTCACCGGCCCCCGCGGCGGCCGGATCACCACCGCCGTGCTGCGCGACGCCACACACTGGGACGACGTCGTCACCGAGCTCGGATTCGAACACCTCCGACGCCACGGTCTGCGCCACACCGGACTGACCTGGCTGGCCGACGCCGGTGTCCCGGTCCACGTCCTCCGGAAGATCGCCGGACACGGATCGCTGACCACCACGCAGCGCTACCTGCACCCGGACTCGAGGGCCGTAACGGCAGCCGGCGACTCACTCACAGCGTTCCTTCGAGCTCCGCGGTCCCCAGATGGTCCCCAGAAGACCGCCGGGTGA
- a CDS encoding sce7726 family protein yields the protein MRDSDVRAALVSQVLAAHFSQPDTLVRHELGIRAGRRRIDVAVVNGEISGWEIKSDEDTLARLAGQVEAYGQVLDRATLVTTPRWVDPATAKIPAWWGVTVVETIGSAIVVRELRPSADNSEAVDPMSLAQLLWRDEALAELRLRQQARGLSSKARHYVWQRLAVVLALDELRAVVRARLKARSDWPGGR from the coding sequence ATGCGTGATAGCGACGTTCGCGCCGCCCTGGTCTCTCAGGTGCTCGCCGCACATTTCAGCCAGCCGGACACGTTGGTCCGCCACGAGCTGGGGATCCGCGCCGGTCGACGTCGAATCGATGTCGCCGTGGTCAATGGCGAGATCTCCGGCTGGGAGATCAAGAGCGACGAGGACACCCTGGCCCGTCTTGCCGGGCAGGTCGAGGCCTACGGGCAGGTTCTGGATCGTGCCACATTGGTGACGACGCCACGGTGGGTGGATCCCGCGACGGCCAAGATTCCGGCGTGGTGGGGCGTCACCGTGGTCGAAACGATCGGCAGCGCGATCGTCGTTCGTGAACTGCGCCCCTCAGCGGACAACAGTGAGGCGGTCGATCCCATGTCTCTGGCGCAGCTGCTGTGGCGCGACGAAGCGCTCGCCGAGCTTCGTTTGAGGCAGCAGGCGCGGGGCCTCTCGTCGAAGGCTCGGCACTACGTCTGGCAGCGGCTCGCGGTGGTGCTCGCGCTTGACGAGCTACGCGCCGTGGTGCGGGCGCGGCTCAAGGCGCGTTCCGATTGGCCAGGCGGTCGATAA
- a CDS encoding TetR/AcrR family transcriptional regulator, giving the protein MLENAVLAAARDELAEVGYADLTMERVAARARTSKAVLYRRWSGRAELVVDAFRERGIIEVDAPDTGALRTDVIALLRQISAKMATPLGGILRGLLTEMTRDPEFSALIRDRMHHVGPATVMGVLERAVERGEVERWVLGSRRATVATDLLRNEFLLFGAPIDDATIIDIVDEVYLPLVLRPPGDR; this is encoded by the coding sequence GTGCTGGAGAACGCCGTCCTCGCGGCCGCACGCGACGAGCTCGCCGAGGTCGGGTACGCCGACCTGACCATGGAGCGGGTCGCGGCCCGGGCGCGGACCAGCAAGGCCGTCCTCTACCGCCGCTGGTCCGGGCGCGCCGAGCTGGTGGTGGACGCGTTCCGGGAGCGCGGGATCATCGAGGTCGACGCGCCGGACACCGGGGCACTGCGCACGGACGTGATCGCCCTGCTGCGTCAGATCTCGGCGAAGATGGCCACCCCGCTCGGTGGCATCCTGCGCGGTCTGCTGACCGAGATGACGCGCGATCCCGAGTTCTCCGCCCTCATCCGCGACCGGATGCACCACGTCGGGCCGGCGACCGTCATGGGTGTCCTGGAGCGCGCCGTCGAGCGGGGGGAGGTCGAGAGGTGGGTGCTCGGATCGCGCCGCGCCACGGTGGCGACCGATCTCCTGCGCAACGAGTTCCTGCTGTTCGGAGCGCCGATCGACGACGCGACCATCATCGACATCGTCGACGAGGTGTACCTCCCCCTGGTCCTGCGACCGCCCGGAGATCGATGA
- a CDS encoding helix-turn-helix transcriptional regulator: MNPHTIGAPTIGRSRHRRRRPGDERSAWNGMEATLVSADLLLGRWYSTDELAELLGVDASSVRRWRTARPPQGPPFVKVSARITMYNAADIEAWLRSRRVDPEAAA; the protein is encoded by the coding sequence GTGAACCCGCACACGATCGGAGCGCCCACGATCGGACGGTCACGGCACCGCCGACGACGACCCGGCGACGAGCGCTCTGCCTGGAACGGCATGGAGGCGACTCTTGTGAGTGCTGATCTACTTCTCGGCCGCTGGTACTCCACCGACGAACTGGCTGAGCTACTCGGTGTCGACGCGTCGTCGGTGCGTCGATGGCGGACTGCTCGCCCGCCGCAGGGGCCGCCCTTCGTCAAAGTGTCCGCGCGCATCACGATGTACAACGCAGCCGACATCGAAGCATGGCTCCGAAGCCGACGCGTCGATCCCGAGGCGGCGGCGTGA
- a CDS encoding YegP family protein, which translates to MAGKFEVYQDRAGKYRFRLKASNGQVVAVGEAYESKAAAKKGCESVLKAADGAPVEEVDA; encoded by the coding sequence ATGGCGGGCAAGTTCGAGGTGTACCAGGACCGGGCGGGCAAGTACCGGTTCCGGCTCAAGGCCAGCAACGGCCAGGTCGTCGCCGTCGGTGAGGCGTATGAGTCCAAGGCCGCGGCGAAGAAGGGCTGCGAGTCCGTCCTCAAGGCCGCCGACGGCGCCCCCGTCGAAGAAGTCGACGCGTAG